Genomic DNA from Comamonas antarctica:
CTCCTGGATGCTCAGGCAGCCCGCGGTGTTGGGCAGCACCGGCACGTCGAGGCGGCGCAGCAGTTCCCAGAAGCTCGCGCCGGTCTCGGCCGGCTGGCTGCCCTGGCGGCGCAGCGAGGCGGTGAGCATGGCCGGGCGCGAACGCTTGACGGCGGCTTCGAGCACGGCGGGCGAGGGATAGCGCGAGGTGCCCAGCAGCAGGCGGCTATGGAAGGTCTGGCCGTAGAGGACCAGCGGATCGGCGGTGGTGGCAGTGGCGTTCATTTTTTGAATGGGTGGATACAGGGGTCAGCCGCCGGTGACGGGAGAGACGACCTCGACACGGTCGCCTTCCTGCAGCGGCCGGGCCGCATAGTGCGTGCGCGGCACGAACTGCGTGTTGAGGGCCACCGCATAGGGCGGGCGCAGCGCCAGCTGCGCGAGCGCGTCGGCCAGGCTCGCGCCTTCGGCCAGGGCCAGGGGCTGTTGGTTGAGAAGAATGTTCATGGTGGGCTCGTCAAGGGGCGGGGGCGGTATGCACGGGAACGTCGAAGCGGCGCGCCAGCGCGGAGTCGCCCGTCGCCAGCAGCTCGAGCACGATGTCGAGCATGGCTGGCGAGATCATGAAGCCGTGGCGGTACAGGCCGTTGACTTCGAGCACGCGCTCGGACAGGCGGCGCACCGCGGGCAGGTTGTCGGGCAGGGTCGGGCGGCACTGGGTGGCGATTTCCACGATGCGTGCCTCGGCAAAGCCCGAGTGCACGGTGTAGGCCGCGCTCAACAGCTCCAGCGTGGAGCGC
This window encodes:
- the thiS gene encoding sulfur carrier protein ThiS produces the protein MNILLNQQPLALAEGASLADALAQLALRPPYAVALNTQFVPRTHYAARPLQEGDRVEVVSPVTGG